The genomic region TCAGTGGTGGCGGATTCGGGGGAGGGGGCTATGGGGAGAGATGTCGCACTGCGTCATACGAACACCTTAGCCAGGGCGTCTGACCCGGCGCTCGCGATGTAGcatttggagggatgaaaagCCACATCATGAATGGATTCCTCGAACTTCTTTCGGTGAGCCGTGAATTCCTGGATGCAGGTTTTACTCTCCAGGTTCCACAAGCGGATGGAGCAGTCGTGACCTGGATAAATAGTTGTCAGAAGCAAGAGAAGCAGATCAGAGAAACTGCATGTGTTCATTCAAATATGTCAACTACCACTCAATACATAGAACACCTGTGGGTCATTGTTTGCACCAATTGCTATACTCGGGATTTTTAAGCAAACAAATACAAGCATTTTATTGCACAAAACTTAGTGTGTGCATCTGCACTGTAACCTGATTGAGTAGTGTTCAAAATGTCATCCCTGGGCGGTAAGTGTAATGTAATCTGAATGTGATTTTTCCTGTTCAGCGCTAATTTAGACACTTACTGCCCGACATGAGATACAATCCGTTAGGGTCCACAGCTAAGCTGGTGACGGCATCCAGGTGTGCCACCATGGAGTGTATCAGTTTGCCAGTGTTGTTGTCGTAGAATTTGATGTGTCTGTCCTCCTGTGCTGTGATGGTGATGGGGAGCGTGGGGTGGCTGAGGATCTTGTTGATGTGACTGGGAGGACCTGAATGAGAGTGAACACAACGATGCAATCGGGTAGAACTAGAAATATGCGTGTGTAAACAAACACAATGTTCCCATTAAGCATCCTTTAATTGTTTGTGAGActataaaatgtttttaaaaattacaataattataataaaaacataACTGATGTAAATAAAGCATTTCCAAACAGACCTTGCTCCGTATTGGACTCCAGGCTGAGGACAAGTTGACTCGTCTCCATGTTGAAGAGGCCAATCTCTCCGCTGGTAAAGGATGTGACCAAGTGAGCTGGTTCACTACACACCAGGTCCACTGAGGAGGGAACTCCCATCTCTGATACAAACATAAGCAGCCATGGGTTACACAAAAGCAACCGGTCACTGTGGAGAACTCACAATTACGGGATTTAGATTGATTACTCTTATTTTCGTTGAACACTGTGAGAGCGGGGGAAATATTGTTGGCATCCCACAGTCTCACAGTCCCATCAGCCGAGCAGGAAAGGAGGCGCTGGTGTGCGTTGCTGTACACTAAGCCCCAAATGGAGTCGGTGTGCCCACAAAGCTCCCCACGCAGCACTGATGAGTCTATCACACACCACAAATTCAATCAATCACTGAATTCCATTCTCGtattaatttatttgataaaaaatgTCATCCCTGCATTACCGTAGGAATCGTAGGGGTCGATGTTGGGGTTGGGCATGTTCCAGCATTGGATGGTGCCGTCCACCCCGCCGCTAAAGCACTGCTCCCCGGAGCTGCTCATGACCACGCTCAACACAGCCCCCCTGTGAGTTCCAGTATGATCAGACGTTTACGTGTTTGTCAGGCAAGACTAAAAACATGATTTTGTTTAACAGCACTATATTGTACCTGTGGGCCCTGAAGGTGTAGATTGGCTCCACATCTAAAGATGTACTCCTGTGGACAAAAAACATTGATCACCACACGCTACAACTGTGGCATTTACTTGCAGGACATTCAGAGATGCCAAGTTTCAGTTTGGCAGCATTTAACAGAGAAGAGATGGGAAATGAATCAATATCCTATCAGATACATCAGCCAAGAGGAAGGGCTCTAAGACAAAGTATATTGGGAAATCTGCAACGTTGCAGTATTTGTTTGCGAAAGTACTGCCTTTTGATTTTCCCTTTTGtgatgtacaaaaaaaacattctcaatGTCACATATCGTTTATACTTTTCTTTTAAACAACGTTACAACCTGTCTTTCTGGTGGTACatgtcaaaaacaaaatgttccagACAGAATGTTCCTGAAAGTTGTTGATAGGGCCAGCATCTCTTGACATTATAAAAGTGTAGCTTAACAAGTTGTACTGATCCAGAAGTGTTTACTCTGAATGACTCCCAGTAGACAGCGCGTGGGAGTGTGGCAGAGCTGTGCTGCGAAATCACTTTGATGAGTGAGAACAATTCCCGGCAGATGTCAAGCCAATGGAAAGCAAGCATCTTCACAGATACAAGAGTGTCTTTCACCAATGTGTCATGTTCTCCTACTTTTTGGCTGGAGTTGTCTTTTGAAGATTCCACATCTTGAGGGTGTGATCCTCCGAGGCAGTGACAAGGACAGGCTCAACAGGATGGAAGGTCAGCGCTCGAATTGCGTCGAAATGGCTCCGCAGGGTAAATTTAGGATTCCAGGTTTTTCTCATTGCATCTTTATTGTTGCCAATCTGAGGAAAGAGTTTCTAGTCAGGAACGTTTATCGATGCACTATCAAAACTAAAGGAAAAGTAGAGGCTTGTGATGGGAATATtggctatatatatatagatgaaTTCTATGTTAGAGAAACATGGCCAGCTACACTCTAAGCTCGAATCATCAAATGTTCAGAAATAGTTGTGGCCAGAATGATGGCCTTGTGGGATTTTTGGCACCCTCCTACTCACATCGTACGCCAGGCTGTCGGCCTCATTGGCAACAGTGAGCCCGGCCAGCTCGCCCAGGCCCAACTCACTCTCCATGGCCTCATCGGAGCCCATAATGAACGACTTCCCTGAGGTGGGCGGGAAGGTCAGCGCCTCCACTAGAAATAAACACAGAGCTCGAGTCATCACAACGGTGTCGACAATTACAGACAGGCTGAGGCATATTTGCCACGAAGAAACTAAGACTCGCTGACCTTCATCTGTTCGGCTGCCGTCGACCTCGTTGAAGCGTACAACGTTGGATCGGGATTGGGTGGCGGATGGAGGCTGCATGTGGGACACGTCCTCAGCATCTCTCAGATTAGCCAGCATGTCCTGGAGCTTGGACCGGTTGGGTCCTGTTGAAAGCATCCCATCAAAAAGATTAagagacaaaacatgaaaataatgGAAACGTAGCATCGAAAAGCAATAAAAATGAGGGATGCAGAAAAGATACATGGGATAGAATGGAGGTCAGCAGCacagatggggggaaaaaaggtggttGATGTTCTTTTGACATTAAATGCAGACTTGTGTGGATGGGGGTCAAAAGCAATATTGACttacattttaattcatggGCACATACTAGAAAAtaattgacttttaaatgtcttGTGTATTAAGTATAGTTGGGCCTCAGGAGTATCTGCCCAAACATCAAGTGTTGTAATTAAACGACGAGTAAATACTTTATTACCTGCCAATCTCTGAAAATGAGTCCTTGGGTGTACTTTTCTCAATTTCCAACCGACGACTTTTTCGTGGAGCAGTGGAGCTAATTTACATAGtgacaaatgtatttatttatttatctattgtcTTTACGCTTGCTGTCCACAGACACACTCAGGGCTCCACTTCCACAAGTAGAAGCAGCTGGCCTATTTCAGCCCACTAGCCTCACCATGATCATCATGGTAATGGAATCCATACCAGCCATTGGCCCATCAGCATATAGGGCAGGCGAAAAAGCATTCACTTGCGGAAGACAGGGCTGCCCCTTCAAAATGGGTATGAAATAACCTATGTATAATGTGATATCATTTTGTGTCAAGACCATGTATTGTGCATTTTTTCAGAATTACCTGATAATTCTGAAAAAATGCACAATACACCTTGTCATTGTACCACACAAAGCAACACTCTGAAGCCCGACCTAAAACTACATCTACTTACTTTGACCTTGGCCACAGAGTGAAGAGTAAAACTAATCTGTACTGAAAGCAGACAAGTAATAAAAGCAGAATCGAATGAAATGAAGTAGAACGACAATGGCCTTAATTTCCTTATTCAATCAAGGCGAGGAAAAAAACTGCCGAGTGAAGTAGACTATGACGACTTAAGTGCGTTTCCCTAAGAGCCGTTTGAGACAATTGTGAAGTGCCGCAACTATTACAGAAGCATCAACGCTGACAGACCAAGATGGTGGCAATAGCAATAATGACATTATGATCACTGCGGAAAGCCGCGCTGACACAAACAGGCTGGGGAAATGACTCGATCCTAAAATGGACCACCTTTCATATTGCTCTGTGATATCTGTGACATTAGAGCGGGCGGGCGGTACAGCATGCAGCAAGCCAGTAAAAGGAAAAGGGACAAATATGGAGTATGCGGCACAAAGAACAGAAAGCATTCAAGATGAAATGACAGACAAGAATAGGTCAGAGCAAAGCCAAATAAAGGGCATTTGACTGGAGCTTTTCGAATGAACTCAAGGAAGTGAGACTCTACAAAGAGAGACGAAGGGAGGCAGCGACGCCTGGCAGGACTTACTCTTCACCCCTTTTTTCCCCTTGCGCTCCTTTCTGTACTGCTCCTTGAGTTTGGTTATCAAGCCCGGGTCCACGTCCCAGGCCTCAGAAATGGGACCGTGCTCGTTCTTGTCTACACAGGGGGGACAAAACCAAAGGGAGAGGCTGCTGAAGAACTGCCAAGTGGTGAGCCTTAAAAGGCCTGGCAGGGTGGGAGAGCTACAGAGCCGTCTCTCCATTTGCTCCTAATGTGAAGGTTTCTCAAGGGTCACAGTAGACAGCATGAaggtcttttctttgaaagacTTCACGCATTTCAGAGAGACTGTTTATGTTTAGTATTCTTTGCATGTT from Syngnathus typhle isolate RoL2023-S1 ecotype Sweden linkage group LG8, RoL_Styp_1.0, whole genome shotgun sequence harbors:
- the strn gene encoding striatin isoform X2; its protein translation is MDEQAGPGVFFNNNNNSVLPGAGKGPLPDGDAGEAARAQYSIPGILHFLQHEWARFEVERAQWDVERAELQAQIAFLQGERKGQENLKKDLVRRIKMLEYALKQERAKYHKLKYGTELNQGDVKPPSYDSDDTNENDTSGSLNNQLSWKQGRQLLRQYLQEVGYTDTILDVKSQRVRALLGLAGDGSAKTVERMSTEPLVNGTDTSTKGMGTRGKAELSDTSAVLEAFKFIENAAAEFSDDDDEEDSEGKDRTNVESRTIIRKKPSSSSTPPASMDISEDPDTEDALKGFDFLSSPDEMDISPECRGTGDGTDWGPNRSKLQDMLANLRDAEDVSHMQPPSATQSRSNVVRFNEVDGSRTDEVEALTFPPTSGKSFIMGSDEAMESELGLGELAGLTVANEADSLAYDIGNNKDAMRKTWNPKFTLRSHFDAIRALTFHPVEPVLVTASEDHTLKMWNLQKTTPAKKSTSLDVEPIYTFRAHRGAVLSVVMSSSGEQCFSGGVDGTIQCWNMPNPNIDPYDSYDSSVLRGELCGHTDSIWGLVYSNAHQRLLSCSADGTVRLWDANNISPALTVFNENKKMGVPSSVDLVCSEPAHLVTSFTSGEIGLFNMETSQLVLSLESNTEQGPPSHINKILSHPTLPITITAQEDRHIKFYDNNTGKLIHSMVAHLDAVTSLAVDPNGLYLMSGSHDCSIRLWNLESKTCIQEFTAHRKKFEESIHDVAFHPSKCYIASAGSDALAKVFV
- the strn gene encoding striatin isoform X1, with the protein product MDEQAGPGVFFNNNNNSVLPGAGKGPLPDGDAGEAARAQYSIPGILHFLQHEWARFEVERAQWDVERAELQAQIAFLQGERKGQENLKKDLVRRIKMLEYALKQERAKYHKLKYGTELNQGDVKPPSYDSDDTNENDTSGSLNNQLSWKQGRQLLRQYLQEVGYTDTILDVKSQRVRALLGLAGDGSAKTVERMSTEPLVNGTDTSTKGMGTRGKAELSDTSAVLEAFKFIENAAAEFSDDDDEEDSEGKDRTNVESRTIIRKKPSSSSTPPASMDISEDPDTEDALKGFDFLSSPDEMDISPECRGTGDGTDWDKNEHGPISEAWDVDPGLITKLKEQYRKERKGKKGVKRPNRSKLQDMLANLRDAEDVSHMQPPSATQSRSNVVRFNEVDGSRTDEVEALTFPPTSGKSFIMGSDEAMESELGLGELAGLTVANEADSLAYDIGNNKDAMRKTWNPKFTLRSHFDAIRALTFHPVEPVLVTASEDHTLKMWNLQKTTPAKKSTSLDVEPIYTFRAHRGAVLSVVMSSSGEQCFSGGVDGTIQCWNMPNPNIDPYDSYDSSVLRGELCGHTDSIWGLVYSNAHQRLLSCSADGTVRLWDANNISPALTVFNENKKMGVPSSVDLVCSEPAHLVTSFTSGEIGLFNMETSQLVLSLESNTEQGPPSHINKILSHPTLPITITAQEDRHIKFYDNNTGKLIHSMVAHLDAVTSLAVDPNGLYLMSGSHDCSIRLWNLESKTCIQEFTAHRKKFEESIHDVAFHPSKCYIASAGSDALAKVFV